Proteins from one Mucilaginibacter jinjuensis genomic window:
- a CDS encoding Hsp20/alpha crystallin family protein, producing MTLVKFNNGHRNAVNPFFSDVFQSLLNDSPISDRLINKTPAVNIAETENQFEIELAAPGLSKEDFKINLDKNVLSVSAEKKVENVEEGKKYSKKEYAYNSFVRSFTLPESADQSKIEAEYVDGILKLNVAKKEEAKIQAREIAVK from the coding sequence ATGACATTAGTAAAATTCAACAACGGACACAGAAACGCAGTTAATCCATTTTTTAGCGACGTTTTTCAATCATTATTAAATGATTCGCCAATAAGTGATCGTTTAATTAACAAAACACCTGCAGTTAACATTGCCGAAACAGAAAATCAGTTCGAAATTGAATTGGCTGCCCCTGGTTTAAGCAAAGAAGACTTTAAAATTAACTTAGACAAGAATGTTTTAAGCGTTTCGGCTGAGAAAAAAGTTGAAAACGTTGAAGAAGGTAAAAAATACAGTAAAAAAGAATATGCTTACAATTCATTTGTAAGGTCATTCACTTTACCAGAAAGTGCCGATCAATCAAAAATTGAAGCTGAATATGTTGATGGTATCTTGAAATTGAATGTGGCTAAAAAAGAAGAAGCTAAAATTCAGGCAAGAGAAATCGCTGTAAAATAA
- the folB gene encoding dihydroneopterin aldolase: MMEVALHGAEFFARHGYYPEEQLMGNKFVVDVEVGFNPANNLNDDELANTLNYEQLYIIVCEEMKITRQLLETVVQSIIDRIKTDFSFAETIKVRLKKLNPPLKGKVEASSVTITYTK, from the coding sequence ATGATGGAAGTAGCATTACACGGAGCCGAGTTTTTTGCCCGCCACGGATATTACCCGGAGGAGCAATTAATGGGCAATAAGTTTGTTGTTGATGTTGAGGTAGGATTTAACCCGGCCAATAATCTGAATGATGATGAACTGGCCAATACGTTAAACTATGAGCAGTTGTACATCATAGTTTGCGAGGAAATGAAAATTACCCGCCAGTTATTGGAAACGGTGGTACAATCGATCATCGACAGAATTAAAACTGATTTTAGCTTTGCCGAAACTATTAAAGTGCGGTTAAAAAAACTGAATCCTCCCTTAAAAGGTAAAGTAGAAGCATCATCGGTTACCATTACTTATACCAAATAA
- a CDS encoding YajQ family cyclic di-GMP-binding protein, with the protein MPSFDIVSKIDGQTLDNAINVAKKEILNRYDFNDSKSTVDLDKKTNELTIVTENDMRLKAIEDSIISRMMKQGLDPKALDFGNEQAASGNMIRKNIKIKEGLDKEAAKKVVKKIKDSGLKVQAAIMDDQIRVTAKKIDDLQAVISLCRTEDFGQPLQYINMRN; encoded by the coding sequence ATGCCATCATTTGATATTGTGAGCAAGATAGACGGACAGACCCTGGATAACGCCATTAACGTAGCAAAAAAGGAGATTTTGAACCGTTATGATTTTAATGACTCTAAAAGCACTGTAGATCTGGATAAGAAAACCAATGAACTAACTATCGTAACTGAGAATGATATGCGCCTTAAGGCGATAGAAGATTCGATCATCAGCCGGATGATGAAACAGGGATTAGACCCTAAAGCGCTCGACTTTGGCAACGAGCAAGCAGCATCGGGTAACATGATCCGTAAAAACATTAAAATTAAAGAAGGCCTGGATAAAGAGGCCGCTAAAAAAGTAGTAAAGAAGATTAAAGATAGCGGATTAAAAGTGCAGGCGGCTATAATGGATGACCAGATACGTGTAACGGCTAAAAAGATAGATGACTTACAGGCTGTAATAAGCCTTTGCCGAACGGAAGACTTTGGACAACCTTTACAATATATTAACATGCGGAATTAA
- a CDS encoding tetratricopeptide repeat-containing sensor histidine kinase yields MGYNKTYNIFFSKYSPALLLGFISILFFISCKQQGYERDYSAGFSKLLDTANRQSYKDPEGAVKFLDSAFRHLNNVTINDKFRRLGFHYVLAMRIKHNNKEGLLYADSMLDVINKDGGQQKNPSLFSEANFAKADAYFNMHDYANAYPCYFTGYQIGKNHLDKLVLTAYSYRMGMITYQQSHYNLAINYFKDSYKQSLPLDTDFVIFYRNQEILDNIGLAYRHLNKPDSALAYFQKSIDYVNLKGGNYTKIKPNLMEIAKAVVYGNQADIYIKQRQYPKATELLKKSIAVTIQKNNDNYDALLSEIKLAKIYADEKQDALMLPLLDSIHTQLKVIDNKQAESDWNSLMSDYYARKSQPVLALSYNKRYNTLKDSLIESTRLLKETNVNDQLNNYEKEREIINLTNNNKLQRIYLSVAILFVAMALIIILLIFGNWRRSKNELNTVNTLNEKVNQQKINLEKALERLHESNQEKDRILHTVAHDLRNPLGGISSLTNMMISDDDLTEELRDYINIIKETADNSLELINEIFEATDSTIADSKMQLVDINTLLNNSIELLRFKAAEKNQTIELTALDSPEILLISREKIWRVISNLIINAIKFSPVGATIKVNVVRNDKTICIEVSDNGIGIPEANKAKVFNMFTEAKRPGTMGEKSFGLGLSICKQIVEKHDGKIWFDSGDSGTTFYMELNRTEETPASTSLSS; encoded by the coding sequence TTGGGTTATAATAAAACATACAATATATTTTTTTCTAAGTATAGCCCTGCGCTGTTACTGGGCTTTATTTCTATTCTTTTTTTTATTTCATGCAAGCAGCAAGGCTATGAGCGCGATTATTCGGCTGGTTTTTCTAAATTATTGGATACCGCTAACCGTCAGAGCTATAAAGACCCTGAAGGCGCAGTAAAATTCCTGGATTCAGCATTCAGGCATCTCAATAACGTTACCATTAATGATAAATTCAGGCGCTTAGGCTTTCATTATGTGTTGGCTATGCGTATAAAGCATAACAATAAAGAAGGCCTTTTGTATGCCGACAGCATGCTGGATGTAATTAATAAAGACGGCGGCCAGCAAAAAAATCCATCACTTTTTTCTGAAGCTAACTTTGCCAAGGCCGACGCTTATTTTAATATGCACGATTATGCCAACGCTTATCCTTGCTATTTTACTGGTTACCAGATTGGCAAAAATCATCTCGATAAATTAGTGCTTACAGCTTATAGCTATCGTATGGGGATGATCACCTATCAGCAATCACATTATAACCTGGCTATTAATTACTTTAAGGACAGCTATAAGCAATCGCTTCCGCTCGATACCGACTTCGTGATATTTTATCGCAACCAGGAGATACTCGACAATATTGGATTGGCTTACAGGCATTTGAACAAGCCAGACAGTGCCTTAGCCTACTTTCAAAAATCAATTGATTATGTAAACCTTAAAGGCGGGAACTACACTAAAATTAAGCCCAATCTGATGGAAATTGCCAAAGCGGTAGTGTATGGCAACCAGGCCGATATTTATATTAAGCAACGCCAATACCCAAAAGCTACCGAACTTCTAAAGAAAAGTATAGCAGTTACCATTCAGAAGAACAATGATAACTATGATGCACTACTGTCGGAAATTAAACTGGCCAAAATATATGCCGATGAAAAGCAAGATGCTTTAATGCTCCCGCTTTTAGACAGTATCCATACACAGTTAAAAGTAATTGACAATAAACAAGCCGAATCTGACTGGAACAGCCTGATGAGTGATTATTATGCCAGGAAAAGCCAGCCAGTACTGGCATTGAGTTACAACAAACGCTACAATACGCTTAAAGATTCGCTGATAGAAAGTACCCGGCTGTTAAAAGAAACTAATGTTAACGACCAGCTAAATAATTACGAGAAAGAAAGGGAGATTATTAATCTCACTAATAACAACAAATTACAGCGTATCTATTTATCAGTTGCTATCCTGTTTGTGGCCATGGCGCTCATCATCATATTATTGATATTTGGTAACTGGAGGCGATCTAAAAACGAACTCAATACTGTAAATACGCTCAATGAGAAGGTAAACCAGCAAAAGATAAACCTGGAAAAAGCACTGGAAAGGCTCCACGAAAGCAACCAGGAAAAAGACCGTATTTTACACACAGTAGCGCACGATCTGCGTAACCCTTTAGGCGGTATTTCATCATTAACCAATATGATGATAAGCGATGATGATTTAACTGAAGAATTGAGGGATTACATCAACATCATTAAAGAAACAGCAGATAATTCGTTAGAGCTGATAAACGAAATATTTGAAGCTACCGACAGCACAATTGCAGACTCGAAGATGCAGTTGGTTGATATTAATACGCTCCTTAACAACAGCATTGAATTGCTTCGTTTTAAAGCAGCTGAGAAAAATCAGACTATTGAACTTACCGCGCTTGATTCACCTGAAATATTGTTAATTAGCCGGGAGAAGATCTGGCGGGTAATCAGTAATTTAATTATTAACGCCATTAAATTTAGCCCGGTTGGCGCAACCATAAAGGTTAATGTGGTGCGAAATGATAAAACCATTTGCATTGAAGTTAGCGATAACGGTATTGGTATCCCCGAAGCAAATAAAGCTAAAGTATTCAATATGTTTACCGAAGCCAAACGCCCGGGTACAATGGGCGAGAAATCATTCGGTTTGGGCTTATCAATCTGTAAGCAAATTGTAGAGAAACACGATGGCAAAATTTGGTTTGATAGCGGCGATAGCGGCACTACTTTTTATATGGAATTGAATAGAACGGAAGAAACGCCAGCTTCTACTTCTTTGTCATCCTGA
- a CDS encoding acyl-CoA dehydrogenase family protein: MPRTDLFESPDYYLVDELLSDEHKLIRQSVRDWVKKNLSPIIEEHAQNATFPKQLLKGLAEIGAFGPTIPEEYGGAGLDYTAYGIIMQELERGDSGIRSTASVQGSLVMYPIYAYGSEEQKHKYLPKLASGELMGCFGLTEPDHGSNPGGMVTNIKDTGDHYILNGAKMWISNAPFADIAVVWAKDESGKIRGMIVERGMEGFTTPETHNKWSLRASATGELVFDNVKIPKENILPNVAGLKGPLGCLNQARYGISWGAIGAAMDCYDTALRYAKERVQFGRPIAGFQLQQKKLAEMITEITKAQLLVWRLGTLKSENRATAAQISMAKRNNVDMALHIAREARQMLGGMGITGEYSIMRHMMNLESVITYEGTHDIHLLITGMDVTGLDAFK; encoded by the coding sequence ATGCCAAGAACCGACTTATTTGAATCGCCGGATTATTACCTGGTTGACGAGCTTTTAAGCGACGAACATAAACTGATCCGCCAATCGGTACGCGATTGGGTGAAGAAAAACCTCAGCCCAATTATTGAGGAGCATGCGCAAAATGCCACCTTCCCTAAACAACTACTAAAAGGATTGGCCGAAATCGGCGCCTTTGGGCCTACCATTCCCGAAGAATACGGTGGTGCTGGCTTGGATTATACCGCCTACGGTATTATTATGCAGGAGCTGGAGCGCGGCGATTCAGGCATCCGCTCTACTGCATCAGTACAAGGATCATTGGTAATGTATCCTATTTATGCTTATGGATCAGAAGAACAAAAACATAAATATCTGCCTAAACTGGCCAGCGGTGAATTGATGGGCTGTTTCGGCTTAACCGAGCCGGATCATGGATCGAACCCGGGCGGGATGGTAACCAATATTAAAGATACAGGCGATCATTATATTTTAAACGGTGCCAAAATGTGGATCTCGAACGCCCCGTTTGCTGATATTGCAGTGGTTTGGGCTAAGGATGAAAGTGGTAAAATTCGCGGAATGATAGTTGAGCGCGGCATGGAAGGTTTTACTACGCCCGAAACGCATAATAAATGGTCGCTCAGGGCATCGGCTACTGGTGAACTGGTGTTCGATAATGTAAAAATCCCAAAAGAAAACATACTACCCAATGTAGCCGGGTTAAAAGGTCCACTTGGATGCCTAAACCAGGCCCGCTATGGCATTTCATGGGGAGCGATAGGTGCGGCTATGGACTGTTATGACACCGCCTTACGTTATGCTAAAGAACGCGTACAGTTTGGTAGACCGATAGCAGGCTTCCAGCTGCAGCAAAAAAAACTGGCCGAGATGATCACCGAAATTACCAAAGCACAATTGCTGGTTTGGCGGTTAGGCACATTAAAAAGTGAGAACCGCGCAACAGCCGCACAAATATCAATGGCTAAGCGCAATAATGTAGATATGGCCTTACACATAGCCCGTGAAGCCCGCCAAATGCTTGGCGGCATGGGTATTACCGGTGAGTACTCGATCATGCGCCACATGATGAACCTCGAATCTGTAATCACCTACGAGGGCACACACGATATTCATTTACTGATAACAGGCATGGATGTAACAGGGCTTGATGCATTTAAATAA
- a CDS encoding FAD-binding oxidoreductase, translated as MGMDYQSINPDLLRQFKSIVGEAYVLTEADDLEKYSHDETEDLVYYPQVVAKPQTTEQVAALLKLCNENHIPVTPRGAGTGLSGGALPVNQGLVIAMERFNKIINIDEDNLQATVEPGVITEVFMDAVAEKGLLYPVDPASKGSCFIGGNVSHGSGGPRVVKYGTIREYVLNLQVVLANGDVIWTGANTLKYASGYNLTQLMIGSEGTLGIVTAIVVKLIPQPKYTALMLASFETNELACGAVSAIFKAGVIPSTLEFMERKGIEWVIKFDGLAFDLKDNIQAFLLIEVDGNNQDVILENCEQINTVLETFECKDVLFADTTDQKEALWKIRRTMPVSVKSNSVYKEEDTVVPRAALPQLIKGIKEIGGRYGFESVCYGHAGDGNLHVNIIKGDMSDADWNTKLKDGIREIFELTVSLGGTLSGEHGIGLVQKDYMQIKYTDVHFALWRGIKNTFDPNGILNPGKIF; from the coding sequence ATGGGTATGGATTATCAGTCTATCAACCCCGATCTGTTACGCCAATTTAAAAGCATTGTGGGCGAAGCTTATGTATTGACAGAGGCCGACGATCTGGAAAAATACAGCCACGACGAAACAGAAGATCTTGTTTATTACCCACAGGTAGTTGCCAAACCACAAACTACCGAGCAGGTAGCTGCTTTGTTGAAACTCTGTAATGAAAATCACATCCCGGTTACACCACGTGGTGCAGGGACAGGTTTAAGTGGCGGCGCGTTGCCTGTAAATCAAGGTTTGGTTATAGCTATGGAGCGCTTCAATAAAATTATCAATATTGATGAAGATAACCTACAGGCAACCGTTGAGCCCGGCGTAATTACTGAAGTTTTTATGGATGCCGTTGCCGAAAAAGGCTTGCTTTACCCGGTTGATCCGGCCAGTAAGGGGAGTTGTTTTATTGGAGGTAATGTATCGCATGGTTCGGGCGGGCCACGTGTTGTTAAGTATGGTACTATCCGTGAGTATGTATTAAACCTACAGGTAGTATTAGCTAATGGCGATGTGATATGGACTGGTGCCAATACACTCAAATATGCATCGGGCTATAATTTAACCCAGTTGATGATAGGATCGGAAGGTACACTGGGTATTGTTACGGCCATAGTGGTGAAGCTAATTCCTCAGCCTAAATATACTGCGCTGATGTTGGCTTCGTTCGAAACCAATGAGCTGGCCTGTGGCGCTGTATCTGCTATTTTTAAGGCCGGTGTGATTCCATCTACATTAGAATTTATGGAACGGAAGGGAATAGAGTGGGTGATTAAGTTTGATGGCTTAGCATTCGATCTGAAAGATAATATCCAGGCATTTTTACTCATCGAAGTAGATGGTAATAACCAGGATGTGATTTTGGAGAACTGTGAGCAAATCAATACCGTGCTCGAAACCTTCGAATGTAAAGATGTTCTGTTTGCGGATACAACTGATCAAAAAGAAGCACTCTGGAAAATCAGGCGCACCATGCCGGTATCAGTAAAATCAAATTCGGTTTACAAAGAAGAAGATACTGTAGTGCCGCGCGCAGCATTACCCCAATTAATAAAAGGTATTAAAGAAATTGGCGGCCGTTATGGTTTCGAATCCGTTTGCTATGGCCATGCAGGTGATGGCAACCTGCACGTAAATATTATTAAAGGCGATATGAGCGATGCGGATTGGAACACCAAGCTTAAAGATGGTATCCGTGAAATATTTGAACTAACGGTAAGCCTCGGTGGTACGCTCTCCGGCGAACATGGCATCGGCCTGGTACAAAAAGATTATATGCAGATTAAATATACCGATGTGCATTTTGCCTTGTGGAGAGGGATTAAAAACACTTTTGATCCGAATGGGATATTGAACCCGGGGAAGATATTTTGA
- a CDS encoding acyl-CoA thioesterase: MPERITDYNFKTPIPIRFSDIDAYGNVSNTIYLTYFEIARLSYWKEVTNWDYSKAGVILGRSEINYLKPININDTIYCYVRTSRIGNSSFDMVYLLTRETENGEEICTVGKSVCISYDYESNKSIPIPVKERESMIEYDKPGLITNTH, from the coding sequence ATGCCTGAAAGAATAACCGATTATAACTTCAAAACGCCTATCCCCATCCGCTTCTCTGATATAGATGCTTATGGAAACGTGAGTAACACGATATATTTAACTTATTTTGAAATTGCCAGATTAAGCTACTGGAAAGAAGTTACCAACTGGGATTACTCTAAAGCAGGTGTGATACTGGGCCGTTCGGAGATCAATTACCTGAAACCGATTAACATTAACGATACCATTTATTGCTATGTACGTACTTCACGTATCGGCAACAGCAGTTTTGATATGGTTTACCTACTAACCCGCGAAACAGAAAACGGAGAGGAAATTTGTACCGTAGGCAAATCGGTATGTATCAGCTATGATTACGAAAGCAATAAATCTATCCCTATTCCAGTCAAAGAGCGTGAGAGCATGATTGAATATGATAAGCCGGGATTGATTACGAATACGCATTAA